Proteins encoded within one genomic window of Psilocybe cubensis strain MGC-MH-2018 chromosome 2, whole genome shotgun sequence:
- a CDS encoding Non-structural maintenance of chromosome element 4: protein MPNNQRDHSEDSPDDIVFDPDQSADVKRALRQDYRSLVKKVQEQQGNLNDVTPEDLLAKVQQADELFVKVRGPQEATLDAQLLLMATNLGAQKARAMKSGSGVFDADNFVSKLVTYMGGKSFEAMSEDSDSDDGHGRPPLDWDRIGRKAMAKSHRVPLTGFMLGPLSIEQKKRAVTKRSKLEKNKSDEQKPQELKEEDISRSKNETSTNVNLLGSILDHFDFENPVNIFEFVINPNDFAQSVENVFYLSFLIRDGQAAFETRDGVPVVYGCGKPEQADYDQGLKKRQLVLEFDMETWKRAIEIFDIKKPMIPQRAPSLTKLGDKWYG, encoded by the exons ATGCCTAACAACCAACGAGACCATTCTGAGGACTCGCCAGACG ACATTGTTTTTGACCCAGACCAGAGCGCTGATGTAAAGCGCGCTCTCCGCCAGGACTATCGCTCATTAGTGAAGAAGGTCCAAG AACAGCAAGGAAATCTTAACGATGTAACGCCAGAAGATTTGTTGGCAAAAGTGCAGCAGGCGGACGAACTCTTCGTAAAAG TAAGGGGCCCCCAGGAAGCAACCCTGGACGCACAATTGCTACTCATGGCCACCAACCTCGGCGCGCAGAAAGCACGCGCTATGAAGTCAGGATCCGGCGTATTTGACGCCGACAATTTTGTGTCAAAGCTGGTGACCTATATGGGTGGTAAAAGCTTTGAAGCGATGTCGGAGGACTCTGACTCCGATGATGGACATGGCAGACCGCCACTCGATTGGGATAGGATTGGGCGGAAGGCAATGGCAAAGAGCCATCGTGTGCCACTTACTGGGTTTAT GCTGGGGCCATTATCTATAGAACAGAAAAAGAGGGCAGTAACTAAACGATCCAAGctagaaaaaaacaaatcagACGAGCAAAAACCACAAGAACTTAAAGAAGAGGACATTTCACGATCAAAGAACGAAACATCAACCAATGTCAATCTG CTCGGTTCAATTCTGGATCATTTCGATTTTGAAAATCCAGTAAACATCTTCGAGTTTGTCATCAACCCAAACGATTTCGCCCAGTCCGTGGAAAACGTTTTTTACTTGTCGTTCCTTATTCGCGATGGGCAAGCGGCTTTTGAGACAAGAGATGGTGTGCCTGTTGTTT ATGGCTGTGGAAAACCTGAACAGGCGGATTACGACCAGGGCTTAAAGAAGAGGCAACTGGTCCTAGAATTTGATATGGAAACCTGGAAG CGTGCTATCGAAATCTTTGATATTAAAAAGCCCATGATTCCACAAAGGGCGCCATCGTTAACAAAATTAGGCGATAAATGGTATGGTTAA
- a CDS encoding hypothetical protein (Uncharacterized protein C630.12), with amino-acid sequence MGSEPRPGSLIFSLPRRSHLYSHTLVTNALRLLWVVLVIWGDLGAFFWSLSDCSWPEVKTGNVRQSPQTTHVLLVADPQVQHTLLLSPGSWWANPLRRAMFELNMQKSWHVTMRLRPHVVIFLGDMLANGKAARSLEEYREAANYFKSVFATDPRTKVYYVPGNNDVGLGSVSAVASNLRSYYTDSFGPLNQNIVISNHTFIALDAPALVDEDYHRHGQGTSFDKWKPIEGGAVEFVKEMAVYDPGNVILLSHIPLARPETADCGPFREKGGIRRSAGPGYQSALGRQTTRFLLKNLEPLVVFSADNRDYCEYTHVLPGTRVDGHNHINAIREVTVKSFSMSVHIRRPGFQLLSLVDPATLANPDFHSFADTPCLLPDQNRLYTGFYLPCLIITLLVLIVLNFSRHRSRGKPHALSVTPSPRSSGRNSPNPGFGPASPSWNGPWSPFSPAMPVSPRTTLPSYLRTPHAQSGSATRLVASLPGTPAPSSPSFLTVPMPFSDKADDDFDDDTMYPAQYAIRREGTGLLFRHREDDDEWSHVGQGSERDDHELLFHGDQEAGAGTTPQLQSKFISAPDNNSRLLATKKRKYHWSYTFVFKGRRRRISIGLPSWNSLHNFLDFFGFENLSNFGTGTHRGSGVAAVLVDILSVFWPAVVTWLIINWTIL; translated from the exons ATGGGGTCAGAACCGCGTCCGGGATCACTCATATTCAGCTTACCCAGGCGGAGTCACCTCTATTCACACACACTTGTCACCAACGCTCTCAGGCTTCTCTGGGTTGTATTGGTGATATGGGGCGACCTCGGTGCCTTCTTCTGGAGCTTATCAGACTGCAGCTGGCCTGAAGTGAAGACTGGAAAT GTGCGACAGTCGCCGCAGACCACACATGTCTTGCTCGTAGCCGACCCACAAGTCCAGCATACTCTGCTGTTGTCTCCTGGGAGCTGGTGGGCAAACCCACTGCGGCGCGCCATGTTCGAGCTGAATATGCAAAAGAGTTGGCACGTCACGATGCGGTTGCGGCCCCATGTTGTGATATTTCTGGGAGATATGCTTGCGAATGGGAAAGCAGCCAGGTCTTTAGAAGA GTATAGGGAAGCGGCCAACTATTTCAAGTCGGTTTTTGCAACCGACCCGAGAACAAAGGTGTACTATGTACCGGGTAATAATGATGTTGG TCTAGGCTCTGTGTCGGCCGTCGCATCAAATCTACGTTCATACTACACAGACTCCTTTGGGCCGCTAAATCAAAATATCGTGATTTCAAATCATACATTCATCGCCCTAGATGCTCCTGCACTTGTAGATGAGGATTACCATCGACATGGCCAAGGTACAAGTTTTGACAAGTGGAAACCTATTGAGGGCGGCGCTGTTGAATTCGTCAAGGAGATGGCAGTTT ACGATCCGGGAAATGTTATTCTACTGAGCCATATCCCACTTGCACGTCCGGAGACTGCTGATTGTGGTCCATTCAGGGAGAAGGGTGGTATTAGAAGGAGTGCTGGACCAGGATATCAAAGTGCCTTAGGCCGACAAACCACGCGTTTCCTACTGAAAAATCTTGAACCTCTAGTGGTATTCAG CGCCGATAACCGTGACTACTGCGAATATACTCACGTTCTTCCGGGCACTCGCGTCGACGGACACAATCATATCAACGCTATACGTGAAGTAACCGTCAAATCCTTTTCTATGTCCGTACATATCAGAAGGCCAGGTTTCCAGCTGTTGTCGCTAGTTGACCCCGCCACACTCGCCAATCCCGATTTTCATTCATTCGCCGACACCCCCTGTCTCCTACCCGACCAAAACAGGCTATATACAGGCTTTTATCTCCCCTGTCTAATAATTACTTTACTCGTCCTTATTGTCCTCAACTTCAGCCGACATCGATCAAGAGGGAAGCCACACGCCCTATCTGTCACCCCGTCGCCTCGCAGCAGCGGGCGAAACAGTCCCAATCCTGGGTTCGGCCCGGCGTCTCCGTCGTGGAATGGCCCTTGGTCCCCGTTCTCGCCAGCAATGCCTGTGAGCCCGCGTACGACGCTACCCTCGTATCTGCGGACGCCACATGCGCAGTCTGGCTCTGCGACGCGCTTGGTCGCGTCGTTGCCTGGTACACCGGCGCCATCATCCCCTTCGTTTTTGACAGTGCCAATGCCCTTTTCGGATAAAGCTGATGATGATTTTGACGATGACACGATGTACCCTGCTCAGTATGCTATACGGCGTGAGGGCACTGGGCTACTTTTTAGACATAGggaggatgacgatgaatGGTCGCATGTTGGACAGGGTAGCGAGCGAGACGATCATGAACTCCTTTTTCATGGCGACCAGGAAGCGGGAGCTGGTACCACCCCGCAATTGCAGTCGAAGTTCATTTCTGCGCCAGACAATAACTCGCGATTACTTGCAACAAAAAAGCGGAAATATCATTGGAGCTATACCTTTGTTTTCAAAGGCCGAAGACGGAGGATTTCAATTGGCCTTCCGTCTTGGAACTCGCTACATAATTTCCTGGATTTTTTCGGGTTTGAGAATTTGTCAAACTTCGGCACTGGGACTCATCGCGGTTCTGGAGTTGCGGCTGTGTTGGTGGACATTTTGAGTGTGTTCTGGCCTGCAGTGGTGACATGGTTAATTATCAACTGGACTATCCTatag